The Rhodoflexus caldus genome has a window encoding:
- the pth gene encoding aminoacyl-tRNA hydrolase → MKYLIAGLGNIGPEYHETRHNIGFMVVDALAKYHEASFSFEKLAYTSEFKQKGRAIYLIKPTTYMNLSGKAVNYWLQQYKVPVENLLVIVDDLALPFGKMRLRPSGSSAGHNGLKDIEAVLGTQQYARLRFGIGNNYPKGRQADYVLSKFNAEEMAEMPLLLQRAQDIVLSFCTVGITPTMNQYNQ, encoded by the coding sequence ATGAAATACCTGATAGCAGGTTTGGGCAACATTGGCCCTGAATATCATGAAACGCGCCACAATATCGGCTTCATGGTGGTTGATGCGCTGGCTAAGTACCATGAAGCCTCTTTTTCCTTTGAAAAGTTGGCTTATACTTCCGAATTCAAACAAAAAGGGCGCGCCATTTACCTCATCAAGCCTACAACCTACATGAACCTAAGCGGCAAAGCCGTGAACTATTGGTTGCAGCAATACAAAGTGCCTGTGGAAAATCTGCTGGTGATTGTGGACGATTTGGCACTGCCTTTCGGCAAGATGCGTCTGCGGCCTTCGGGCAGCAGCGCCGGGCACAATGGGTTGAAGGATATAGAAGCCGTTTTAGGTACGCAACAGTATGCCCGCTTGCGATTCGGCATTGGCAACAACTACCCCAAAGGCCGTCAGGCCGACTATGTATTGAGTAAGTTCAATGCCGAAGAAATGGCAGAGATGCCGCTGCTGCTACAACGGGCGCAGGATATAGTATTGTCGTTCTGTACAGTAGGCATTACACCTACCATGAACCAATACAACCAGTAA
- a CDS encoding 2-isopropylmalate synthase — protein sequence MSNRVYVFDTTLRDGEQVPGCQLNTQEKIMVARELEALGVDIIEAGFPISSPEDFRSVQEISKAVSEPVICGLSRAVEKDIKTAAEALQYAKRKRIHTGLGASDFHIEHKFRSTREEMLERAVRAVKYAKSFVEDVEFFAEDAGRADPVYLAQMIELVIAAGATVVNIPDTTGYCLPHEYGAKIKYLVENVKGIEKATISVHCHNDLGLATANSLYGLINGARQVECTMNGIGERAGNTSLEEVVMILKTHKYLGLETNIKTQQLGPLSKLVSRLMRMPVQPNKAIVGANAFAHSSGIHQDGVLKHRENYEIIDPADVGAGSSSIVLTARSGRAALNYRLENIGFKLDRAELDMAYEQFLILADQYKNINDDHLQQLMAKMQLKAEV from the coding sequence ATGAGTAACCGAGTCTATGTGTTTGACACCACGCTGCGCGACGGCGAACAGGTGCCGGGATGTCAGTTGAACACACAGGAAAAAATCATGGTCGCCCGCGAGTTGGAAGCCTTGGGCGTGGATATTATTGAAGCAGGTTTCCCGATTTCCAGCCCAGAAGACTTCCGTTCGGTACAGGAAATTTCCAAAGCCGTCAGTGAACCCGTGATTTGCGGGTTGAGCCGTGCCGTAGAAAAGGACATCAAAACCGCAGCCGAAGCCTTGCAGTATGCTAAGCGCAAGCGCATACATACGGGATTGGGTGCTTCGGATTTCCACATTGAGCACAAATTCCGTTCTACCCGCGAGGAAATGTTGGAACGCGCCGTTCGCGCCGTTAAATACGCCAAATCGTTTGTGGAAGATGTGGAATTTTTTGCCGAAGATGCCGGACGCGCCGACCCTGTCTATCTGGCGCAGATGATTGAATTAGTTATTGCCGCAGGTGCAACCGTGGTCAATATTCCCGATACGACGGGCTACTGCCTGCCGCATGAATACGGAGCCAAAATCAAGTATTTGGTGGAAAACGTAAAAGGCATAGAAAAAGCCACCATTTCGGTACACTGCCACAACGACTTGGGGCTGGCTACGGCAAATTCCCTGTACGGGCTGATTAACGGTGCGCGGCAGGTAGAATGTACCATGAACGGCATCGGCGAACGTGCCGGCAATACTTCACTGGAAGAGGTGGTAATGATTCTGAAAACCCACAAATACCTCGGATTGGAAACCAATATCAAAACCCAACAACTTGGGCCGTTGAGCAAACTCGTTTCGCGCCTGATGCGGATGCCCGTGCAGCCCAATAAAGCGATTGTGGGAGCAAATGCATTTGCACACTCATCAGGTATCCATCAGGACGGCGTATTGAAGCACCGCGAGAACTACGAAATTATTGACCCTGCCGATGTGGGCGCAGGCAGCAGCAGCATTGTACTCACTGCCCGCAGCGGACGTGCCGCACTGAACTATCGCTTGGAAAACATCGGCTTCAAGTTAGACCGTGCCGAGCTGGACATGGCCTATGAGCAATTCCTCATCTTGGCAGACCAATATAAAAACATCAACGACGACCATTTGCAACAGCTCATGGCAAAAATGCAGCTTAAAGCCGAAGTTTAA
- a CDS encoding QcrA and Rieske domain-containing protein, protein MNRTEFLKSLGLSGAALLATVCLGSCSSNKNAPEPTSLPADGLTLDLTTASYNVLRNNGGFVILQAQKIVVARTNQGAYVAVTRICSHEGNERVSFNPTQNIFFCDVHGAQFDTNGRGLNSFGSGGLRTYRTEINATGDRLTIRNN, encoded by the coding sequence ATGAACAGAACCGAATTTCTCAAATCGCTGGGATTGAGCGGCGCTGCCCTGTTGGCAACCGTATGCCTTGGCAGTTGCAGCAGTAACAAGAATGCCCCTGAGCCTACATCGTTGCCGGCAGACGGACTTACACTTGACCTGACCACTGCCTCCTACAATGTTTTGCGAAACAACGGAGGCTTTGTTATTCTGCAAGCACAAAAAATAGTAGTGGCACGCACCAATCAAGGTGCGTATGTTGCCGTTACGCGCATTTGCAGCCATGAGGGCAATGAACGGGTGTCATTCAACCCGACACAGAATATTTTCTTCTGCGATGTACACGGTGCCCAATTTGACACCAACGGCAGAGGGCTGAACTCATTTGGCTCGGGTGGTTTACGCACCTACCGAACTGAAATTAATGCCACCGGCGACCGACTGACCATCCGAAATAACTAA
- a CDS encoding cytochrome-c peroxidase: MKHGRFLIFFVGIIAMSCSKGNLQEDPQADLNAPLRPYNLQIPDYFSRNFQMPADNPLTEQGVELGRMLFYDTRLSSDNRVSCASCHQQSAAFSDNNRFSRGVQGRIGVRNSMSLANLMWVNRLFWDGRATSLEQQALVPIGHPDEMNLPPDQAAAKLQTIPEYPPRFKQVFGSEQITPMNIAKALAQFQRTLISANSRYDRYLRGEYRPTSLELQGIQLFFTHPIPEIGLRGGNCGDCHVGPLVQGDPAAFRGFHNNGLDTDATLSPGLQAVTNNPNDRGKFRAVSLRNIALTAPYMHDGRFRTLEEVLEHYDQHVQMSRTLDPLIIEASNEIRTDDNAPVKLHLTAQEKRAILAFLHMLTDSTFIQDRRFSNPFVGR; this comes from the coding sequence ATGAAACACGGTCGTTTTCTGATTTTTTTTGTAGGCATCATTGCCATGTCTTGTAGCAAAGGCAATTTGCAAGAAGACCCGCAGGCTGACTTAAATGCCCCCCTTCGTCCGTACAATCTGCAAATTCCGGACTATTTCAGCCGTAATTTTCAGATGCCGGCCGACAATCCTCTCACCGAACAGGGGGTAGAACTTGGCCGCATGTTGTTTTATGACACCCGTCTTTCATCCGACAATCGCGTTTCCTGTGCTTCTTGTCATCAGCAAAGCGCTGCTTTTTCCGACAATAACCGTTTCAGCCGTGGCGTACAAGGGCGCATAGGCGTGCGCAACAGCATGTCGCTGGCCAACCTGATGTGGGTCAATCGCCTGTTTTGGGACGGGCGCGCAACCTCGCTGGAGCAGCAGGCACTTGTTCCCATCGGCCATCCCGATGAGATGAATTTGCCACCCGACCAAGCCGCAGCTAAGTTACAGACGATTCCCGAATATCCGCCGAGGTTCAAGCAGGTTTTTGGCTCTGAACAAATTACTCCGATGAATATTGCCAAAGCACTGGCACAGTTCCAGCGTACACTTATCAGCGCTAACTCGCGCTACGACCGCTATCTGCGCGGCGAATATCGCCCTACCTCATTAGAGTTGCAAGGTATTCAACTGTTTTTCACTCACCCGATTCCTGAAATCGGGCTGCGTGGCGGCAACTGCGGCGATTGCCACGTGGGGCCGCTTGTGCAGGGCGACCCGGCGGCTTTCAGAGGGTTTCACAACAACGGGTTAGATACCGATGCTACGCTGTCTCCGGGTTTGCAGGCTGTAACCAATAACCCTAACGACCGCGGTAAATTTCGCGCCGTATCGCTGCGCAATATTGCCTTGACAGCGCCTTACATGCACGACGGCAGATTTCGCACACTTGAAGAGGTATTGGAACATTATGACCAACACGTGCAAATGAGCCGAACCTTAGACCCGCTGATTATTGAAGCAAGCAATGAAATTCGGACAGATGACAATGCGCCCGTGAAACTGCATTTGACCGCACAGGAAAAACGCGCCATTCTGGCGTTCCTCCACATGCTCACCGACAGCACCTTTATTCAAGACAGACGTTTCAGTAATCCTTTTGTAGGCAGGTAA
- the leuD gene encoding 3-isopropylmalate dehydratase small subunit, protein MIMQKFTTLISTAVPLAVENIDTDQIIPARFLKATTREGFGENLFRDWRYNPDGSPKPDFVLNNPQYKGEILVAGKNFGCGSSREHAAWAIADYGFRVVVSSFFADIFKNNALNNGILPVVVSDAFLKKLFAAVEAHPQTQIEVNLERQTITLLEDGSQESFDINPYKKTCLINGYDDIDYLLSLKAEIEAFENQRAV, encoded by the coding sequence CTGATTATGCAAAAATTCACCACACTCATAAGCACTGCCGTGCCTTTGGCAGTGGAAAACATAGACACCGACCAGATTATTCCGGCGCGATTTCTTAAAGCGACTACGCGCGAAGGCTTCGGCGAGAACCTGTTCCGCGATTGGCGATATAATCCCGACGGCAGCCCCAAACCCGACTTTGTGCTGAACAATCCGCAGTACAAGGGCGAAATATTGGTGGCAGGCAAAAACTTTGGTTGCGGCAGCAGTCGCGAACATGCCGCATGGGCAATTGCCGACTACGGTTTCCGCGTGGTAGTATCCAGCTTTTTTGCCGATATTTTCAAAAATAACGCCCTGAACAACGGCATTTTGCCCGTAGTCGTTTCGGATGCTTTCCTGAAAAAACTCTTTGCCGCCGTTGAAGCCCATCCGCAAACGCAAATTGAGGTCAATCTGGAACGGCAAACCATTACGCTCTTAGAGGACGGTTCGCAGGAATCGTTTGACATCAACCCCTACAAAAAAACATGCCTGATAAACGGCTACGACGACATAGACTATTTGCTGTCGCTCAAAGCAGAAATTGAAGCCTTTGAAAATCAAAGAGCAGTTTAA
- the leuC gene encoding 3-isopropylmalate dehydratase large subunit, which produces MKPRTLFDKIWDSHVVASRLGHPDVLYIDKHFIHEVTSPQAFAGLRKRGLPVFRTDRTVATADHNVPTKDQHLPIKDALSRMQVETLTKNCADFGVELYGLGHPYQGIVHVIGPELGITQPGMTIVCGDSHTSTHGAFGTIAFGIGTSEVEQVLATQCILQYKPKRMKIEVNGTLGKGVTAKDIILYIISKISASGGTGYFVEYAGSTIRSLSMEARMTICNMSIEMGARGGLIAPDQTTFDYIKGREFAPKGEEWDKALAYWQTLYTDEGAEFDRVLTFDAADIEPMITYGTNPGMGIKVTDRIPTAEELADISEVPSFRKSLEYMGLREGSPMQGQPVDYVFIGSCTNSRIEDLRQVASFVKGKKKAPNVEVWVIPGSQQVSRQAQAEGLDKIFAEAGFEMRGAGCSACLGMNEDKIPAGKYCISTSNRNFEGRQGPGARTFLASPLSAAAAAITGSVTDVREML; this is translated from the coding sequence ATGAAGCCGCGTACTTTATTTGACAAAATTTGGGACAGTCACGTTGTTGCAAGCCGCCTCGGGCATCCCGACGTACTGTATATTGACAAGCACTTTATCCACGAAGTAACCAGCCCGCAGGCATTTGCAGGCTTGCGCAAGCGCGGGCTGCCTGTATTCCGAACCGACCGCACGGTAGCCACTGCCGACCACAACGTACCCACCAAAGACCAGCATCTGCCCATCAAAGATGCACTCTCACGGATGCAGGTAGAAACCCTGACAAAAAATTGCGCCGATTTCGGGGTAGAACTGTACGGGCTTGGGCATCCCTATCAGGGCATTGTGCATGTTATCGGCCCCGAATTGGGCATTACGCAGCCCGGCATGACCATCGTTTGCGGCGACAGCCACACCAGCACGCACGGAGCTTTTGGTACTATTGCCTTCGGCATCGGTACAAGCGAAGTGGAACAGGTGCTGGCCACGCAGTGCATCCTGCAATACAAGCCCAAACGCATGAAAATAGAGGTCAATGGCACGTTGGGCAAAGGCGTAACAGCAAAAGATATCATCCTCTATATCATATCCAAAATTTCGGCAAGTGGCGGCACAGGCTACTTCGTGGAATATGCCGGCAGTACCATCCGTTCGCTGAGCATGGAAGCCCGCATGACCATTTGCAACATGAGCATTGAAATGGGCGCACGCGGCGGACTGATTGCCCCCGACCAAACCACGTTTGACTATATCAAAGGCAGAGAATTTGCCCCCAAAGGTGAGGAATGGGATAAGGCACTTGCCTACTGGCAAACCCTCTACACCGACGAAGGCGCAGAATTTGACCGCGTGCTGACTTTTGATGCCGCCGACATAGAACCCATGATTACCTATGGCACCAACCCCGGCATGGGCATCAAAGTAACCGACCGCATCCCGACGGCGGAGGAACTGGCAGATATTTCCGAAGTACCTTCTTTCCGCAAATCATTGGAATACATGGGTTTGCGCGAAGGCAGCCCCATGCAGGGGCAACCCGTGGACTATGTGTTCATCGGCTCTTGCACCAATTCGCGCATAGAAGATTTGCGGCAGGTTGCCTCTTTCGTGAAGGGCAAGAAAAAAGCCCCTAATGTAGAAGTATGGGTCATTCCCGGTTCGCAGCAGGTGAGCAGACAGGCACAAGCCGAAGGATTAGACAAGATTTTTGCCGAAGCAGGCTTTGAAATGCGTGGTGCGGGCTGTTCTGCCTGTCTGGGCATGAACGAAGACAAAATTCCTGCGGGCAAATATTGCATCTCTACCTCTAACCGCAATTTTGAAGGCAGGCAAGGCCCCGGCGCAAGAACCTTCTTGGCAAGTCCGCTTTCTGCCGCCGCCGCCGCCATCACAGGCAGCGTAACCGATGTGCGCGAAATGTTGTAA
- a CDS encoding Uma2 family endonuclease, with protein MTEAITLSFKSIGGLSQEEFMQFCLENPDLKFERTSEGQIIITPNTGGRTGDLNSEINMQLRLWNKATNLGKVFDSSTSFRLASGAVRSPDAAWIAKERWEQLSEQEKEEHPPLCSDFIVELRGETETIGELTERIQEFITNGCRLAWLIDADAQTVYVYRPDAVPETVQGFNQRLSGGDVLPGFELDLSQLQ; from the coding sequence ATGACAGAGGCTATCACATTGTCGTTCAAATCAATAGGCGGGCTTTCGCAAGAGGAGTTCATGCAGTTCTGTCTGGAAAATCCCGACCTGAAATTTGAACGCACATCCGAAGGACAAATCATCATTACGCCAAATACGGGAGGACGAACGGGAGATTTAAATTCCGAAATCAACATGCAATTGCGCCTTTGGAATAAGGCGACTAATCTTGGAAAAGTATTTGACTCATCTACCTCTTTTCGTCTGGCAAGCGGTGCGGTGCGTTCACCCGATGCCGCGTGGATAGCCAAAGAGCGGTGGGAGCAATTGTCGGAACAGGAGAAAGAGGAGCATCCACCGCTTTGTTCTGACTTCATTGTTGAGTTACGTGGGGAGACGGAAACTATCGGCGAGCTAACGGAACGCATACAAGAATTTATTACCAACGGCTGCCGTTTGGCATGGTTGATTGATGCCGATGCACAAACGGTTTACGTGTATCGTCCCGATGCTGTACCGGAAACGGTGCAGGGTTTCAATCAACGCCTTAGCGGCGGAGATGTACTGCCCGGCTTTGAGTTAGACCTTTCGCAGTTGCAATGA
- the ilvD gene encoding dihydroxy-acid dehydratase, whose translation MELNKFSRTFTQDESLPAAKAMLYGVGLTDEDMNKAQIGIASTGYEGNTCNMHLNALATRVKASLNATNKLIGLTFNTIGVSDGMTNGTDWMRYSLPSRDVIADSIETIVGGQCYDGVVALVGCDKNMPGAMIAIGRLNRPAIVVYGGTINSGRYDYGQYKGKKLDIISVFEAYGKKVAGTITDEEYKGVIKNAIPGAGACGGMYTANTMATAIEALGMSLPNSSSFPAISPMKHAECDQIGEAMFRALQLDLKPRDIMTFEAFENAITMVMALGGSTNAVLHLLAMAKTVGVKLTLADFQRISDRTPYIADLKPSGKYFMEDLCNIGGVQAVMKMLHAEGLIHGDCMTITGKTIAENLAASSGLQEGQDIIRPLSHPIKATGHIQILQGNLAPEGAVAKITGKEGERFEGKARVYDSEQALNEGIARQEIQPGDVVVIRYCGPKGAPGMPEMLKPTSAIMGSGLGDKVALITDGRFSGGTHGFVVGHITPEAQVGGPIALIRNGDTIIIDAVNRRLEVLVSDEELAQRRREWQMPPYKVQSGALWKYIKNVSSASEGCVTDA comes from the coding sequence ATGGAACTCAATAAATTCAGTCGCACTTTTACTCAGGACGAAAGTCTGCCTGCTGCCAAAGCCATGCTCTACGGCGTGGGGCTTACCGATGAGGACATGAATAAAGCCCAAATCGGGATTGCCAGCACAGGCTACGAGGGCAATACCTGCAACATGCACCTCAATGCACTTGCCACACGCGTTAAGGCAAGTTTGAATGCAACCAATAAACTCATCGGCTTAACTTTTAATACGATTGGTGTTTCGGATGGCATGACCAATGGCACGGATTGGATGCGCTACTCGCTGCCCAGCCGCGATGTGATTGCCGATTCCATAGAAACCATTGTCGGCGGGCAATGCTACGACGGCGTGGTTGCCCTCGTCGGCTGCGACAAAAACATGCCCGGTGCCATGATTGCCATCGGCAGATTGAACCGCCCCGCCATTGTCGTTTACGGCGGTACCATCAACTCGGGACGCTACGACTACGGGCAATACAAAGGCAAAAAATTGGACATCATCTCGGTTTTTGAGGCTTACGGAAAAAAAGTTGCCGGAACTATTACCGACGAAGAATACAAAGGCGTTATCAAAAACGCTATTCCGGGTGCAGGTGCTTGCGGCGGCATGTACACCGCCAACACAATGGCAACAGCCATTGAAGCCTTGGGCATGAGTTTGCCCAACAGCAGTTCGTTTCCTGCCATCAGCCCGATGAAGCACGCCGAATGCGACCAGATTGGTGAGGCGATGTTCCGGGCCCTGCAACTGGATTTGAAGCCTCGCGACATCATGACTTTTGAAGCCTTTGAAAACGCCATTACGATGGTTATGGCGTTGGGAGGCTCTACCAATGCCGTGCTGCACCTGTTGGCAATGGCAAAAACCGTAGGCGTAAAACTCACCCTTGCCGATTTTCAGCGCATCAGCGACCGCACGCCCTACATTGCCGATTTGAAACCGAGCGGCAAGTATTTCATGGAAGACCTTTGCAACATTGGCGGCGTACAGGCAGTGATGAAAATGCTCCATGCCGAAGGACTCATCCATGGCGATTGCATGACCATTACAGGCAAAACCATTGCCGAAAACCTTGCTGCTTCGTCAGGTTTGCAAGAAGGGCAGGATATCATCCGCCCGCTCAGTCACCCGATTAAAGCCACCGGTCATATCCAAATTTTGCAAGGCAACCTTGCTCCCGAAGGGGCGGTAGCCAAAATTACAGGCAAAGAAGGCGAACGCTTTGAAGGCAAAGCCCGTGTATACGATTCGGAACAGGCATTGAACGAAGGCATCGCCCGTCAGGAAATTCAGCCCGGCGATGTGGTTGTTATCCGCTATTGCGGACCCAAAGGCGCGCCCGGCATGCCCGAAATGCTCAAACCGACTTCGGCTATCATGGGCTCGGGCTTGGGCGATAAAGTGGCACTCATCACCGACGGGCGTTTTTCAGGTGGAACGCACGGCTTCGTAGTCGGACACATTACGCCCGAGGCACAAGTCGGCGGCCCTATTGCCCTCATCCGCAATGGCGACACCATCATTATTGATGCGGTCAATCGCCGATTGGAGGTGCTGGTGAGCGACGAGGAACTTGCCCAACGCCGCCGCGAGTGGCAGATGCCACCCTACAAAGTCCAAAGCGGGGCACTTTGGAAATACATCAAAAATGTAAGTTCTGCTTCCGAAGGCTGCGTTACCGATGCATAA
- the leuB gene encoding 3-isopropylmalate dehydrogenase: MSQQKILIIPGDGIGAEVTEWGKQALQAIGEIFGHRFTFDYALLGHAAIEATGSPLPEETLAKARESAAILFGAIGHPKYDNDPSAKVRPEQGLLGLRKALGLYCNIRPIQLFDELIGASSLKPEVLRGADILFFRELTGDVYFGQPRGRTEDGLTAYDTMIYSKYEVERIACKAFEAARLRRKKVHSVDKANVLDSSRLWRETVNEVAKDYPDVALHHMFIDTAAMALIKDPRQFDVVLTGNLFGDILTDEASQIAGSMGMLASASIGDSTGFYEPIHGSAPDIAGKGIANPMASILSAGMLLSYAFGLHAEAAAIQKAVALTLKQGWRTGDIADGNTPADRILGTAEIGKKIVENIIQVTQAVAA; the protein is encoded by the coding sequence ATGTCTCAACAGAAGATTCTGATTATCCCCGGCGACGGCATCGGGGCGGAAGTAACCGAATGGGGCAAGCAAGCGTTGCAAGCCATCGGCGAAATTTTTGGTCATCGCTTCACCTTTGACTATGCCCTGCTGGGTCATGCGGCGATAGAGGCAACGGGTTCGCCCCTGCCCGAGGAAACCCTTGCCAAAGCCCGAGAGTCGGCAGCGATTTTGTTCGGTGCTATCGGGCATCCCAAATACGACAATGACCCTTCTGCCAAAGTGCGCCCCGAACAGGGCTTGCTTGGCTTGCGCAAAGCCTTGGGGCTGTACTGCAACATCCGCCCAATTCAGTTGTTTGATGAACTCATCGGCGCGTCCAGTCTGAAACCCGAAGTGTTGCGCGGTGCGGACATCCTCTTTTTCCGCGAACTGACGGGCGATGTGTATTTCGGGCAACCCCGCGGGCGCACCGAAGACGGCTTGACTGCCTACGACACCATGATTTACAGCAAGTACGAAGTGGAACGCATTGCCTGCAAAGCCTTTGAAGCCGCCCGCTTGCGTCGCAAAAAAGTCCATTCGGTGGACAAAGCCAACGTGTTGGACAGCAGCCGCCTGTGGCGCGAAACAGTCAATGAAGTTGCCAAAGACTATCCCGACGTAGCCCTGCACCACATGTTTATTGATACTGCCGCCATGGCACTCATCAAAGACCCGCGACAGTTTGACGTAGTACTCACGGGCAACCTTTTCGGCGACATTCTCACCGATGAGGCTTCGCAAATTGCAGGCTCTATGGGGATGTTGGCTTCGGCTTCCATTGGCGACAGCACAGGCTTCTACGAACCCATTCACGGTTCCGCACCTGACATTGCAGGCAAGGGCATCGCCAACCCCATGGCAAGCATTCTTTCCGCGGGCATGTTGCTTTCCTACGCCTTCGGGCTGCACGCAGAGGCAGCAGCCATTCAGAAAGCCGTGGCACTCACGCTCAAACAAGGTTGGCGCACGGGCGACATCGCCGACGGCAACACCCCCGCCGACCGCATTTTAGGCACTGCCGAAATCGGCAAAAAAATCGTTGAGAACATCATTCAGGTAACACAGGCGGTAGCTGCATAG
- a CDS encoding DUF1573 domain-containing protein gives MKTQAIICLLAGAIALAQAGCSPKAEEQQSEAAAATEASVGQPVATETTAPATSEAVAQPAEFAQFQFETQEYNFGTIEQGKKVRYTYQFTNTGKIPLVISQVQPQCGCTAADYTKDPVPPGGKGQIVLEFDSSGKEGQQNKITTVFANVQGGSTILGMTGVVQPLGDGRPLRRN, from the coding sequence ATGAAAACTCAAGCAATTATCTGCCTGCTTGCCGGCGCAATTGCATTGGCACAAGCAGGCTGTTCGCCTAAGGCAGAAGAACAACAAAGCGAGGCCGCTGCTGCAACGGAAGCATCGGTAGGCCAGCCGGTAGCCACCGAAACTACTGCGCCGGCAACTTCGGAGGCTGTCGCTCAGCCCGCTGAGTTTGCTCAGTTTCAGTTTGAAACGCAGGAGTACAATTTCGGCACAATTGAGCAGGGTAAGAAAGTTCGCTATACCTATCAGTTCACCAACACAGGAAAAATTCCGTTGGTGATTTCGCAAGTGCAACCGCAATGCGGCTGTACGGCGGCAGATTATACCAAAGACCCTGTTCCTCCGGGCGGCAAAGGTCAAATTGTATTGGAATTTGACAGTAGCGGCAAAGAAGGGCAACAAAATAAAATTACCACCGTGTTTGCCAATGTGCAGGGTGGCAGCACTATTTTGGGTATGACAGGGGTCGTGCAACCGCTCGGCGATGGTCGCCCGTTGAGAAGAAACTAA
- a CDS encoding YceI family protein: protein MLWLSVWLMLFATTNRTIRADKAGSYISYKAVHALHAWEGKNKQADCIIVYNDGIGRIEKVAVAAKIADFDSGNSNRDSHALEVLEALKYPKVTFVSNAITYSSDTLAEVQGSLTFHGITRSVSFPVALVRNGKNLQVKGNFSIQLTDYRVERPSFMLVPIDDRMDLEFYMEFAI from the coding sequence ATGCTCTGGCTATCTGTGTGGCTGATGCTGTTTGCCACAACCAATCGCACCATTAGGGCAGACAAGGCCGGTTCTTATATTTCCTACAAAGCTGTTCATGCGCTCCACGCATGGGAAGGGAAAAACAAGCAGGCTGATTGTATCATCGTCTATAACGACGGCATCGGGCGTATAGAGAAAGTAGCGGTTGCCGCCAAAATTGCCGATTTTGACAGCGGCAACTCTAACCGCGACAGCCACGCACTGGAAGTATTGGAAGCCCTGAAATATCCCAAAGTAACTTTTGTGAGCAATGCAATTACGTACAGTTCCGACACTCTGGCAGAGGTGCAGGGCAGCCTGACTTTCCACGGTATCACCCGCTCGGTCAGTTTCCCTGTGGCGCTTGTGCGGAATGGCAAAAACCTGCAAGTAAAAGGCAACTTCTCCATACAACTAACGGATTATCGGGTAGAACGGCCTTCATTTATGCTCGTCCCGATTGATGACCGCATGGATTTGGAGTTTTATATGGAGTTCGCGATTTAA
- a CDS encoding aminotransferase class IV has product MYYNDKTVSFFDGKFLKSKDTGISPYSQSLHYGLGVFEGLKAYQTQHGVRIFKPMEHFARMKKTAEALHMKFDYDTAELEKIAYELLERNKLKNAYIRPILIAADNMGLMAGGDAKLFMAAWKWPRYLGDRLLNTCISPYVRISPKAMPVMGKITGSYVPNIMASTEAKQRGFDEAIMLDETGCVAQAPGSNIFIEKDGILITPPLGYIMPGITRATVMDLAKSLKIEVRERIITVEELLEADAAIFTGTATEVAGIASVDGNLLKLPFNKSQCARIAEAYNELVHSVHEPAYTII; this is encoded by the coding sequence ATGTATTACAACGACAAGACCGTTTCATTTTTTGACGGCAAATTTTTGAAAAGTAAAGACACAGGCATTAGTCCCTATTCACAAAGCCTCCACTATGGACTGGGGGTTTTTGAAGGACTGAAAGCCTATCAGACACAGCACGGCGTGCGCATCTTCAAGCCAATGGAACATTTTGCCCGCATGAAAAAAACCGCGGAAGCCTTGCACATGAAGTTTGACTACGACACAGCCGAACTGGAAAAGATTGCTTATGAATTATTGGAACGCAACAAACTGAAAAATGCCTATATACGCCCCATACTCATTGCAGCCGACAATATGGGGCTTATGGCAGGAGGCGATGCCAAGTTGTTTATGGCTGCTTGGAAGTGGCCGCGCTACCTTGGCGACCGACTGCTCAATACTTGTATCAGCCCATATGTGCGCATTAGCCCCAAGGCAATGCCTGTGATGGGTAAAATTACCGGCAGCTATGTACCCAACATTATGGCAAGTACCGAAGCCAAACAACGCGGCTTTGACGAAGCTATTATGCTGGATGAAACCGGCTGTGTGGCACAAGCGCCGGGTTCTAATATTTTCATAGAAAAAGACGGCATACTCATCACCCCTCCTTTGGGATATATCATGCCCGGCATTACCCGCGCAACAGTAATGGATTTGGCAAAATCCCTGAAAATAGAAGTCCGCGAACGCATCATTACAGTAGAAGAACTTTTGGAAGCCGATGCTGCCATATTTACCGGAACGGCAACCGAAGTGGCAGGTATTGCCTCTGTGGATGGCAATTTACTGAAACTGCCTTTTAACAAATCGCAATGTGCCCGTATCGCAGAGGCTTACAATGAATTGGTACATTCTGTTCACGAACCGGCCTATACAATCATCTGA